A region of Scleropages formosus chromosome 2, fSclFor1.1, whole genome shotgun sequence DNA encodes the following proteins:
- the h1-10 gene encoding histone H1.10 has product MATDLQETAPVAVSDASADAKKKSSASKSKAKATAASGTPAAKKKSGKKKKNQPGKYSMLVIDTIRKLGEKNGSSLAKIYNEAKKVSWFDQQNGRTYLRYSIKALLLNDSLVQVKGTGANGSFKLNKKKLEKSAAKKSSSKAAKSSGATGTAAAAAPPGAPATASAAAAAAPKKAKKAAERKSKAKSSPKKKKPEAAKKAAKKPKKAAKKKPAAAPAKKVKKPKKTKTSGAKVPKGKKASGGPAAS; this is encoded by the coding sequence ATGGCTACTGATCTCCAGGAGACTGCGCCGGTCGCCGTTTCCGATGCCTCCGCAGACGCCAAAAAGAAAAGCTCCGCCAGCAAGAGCAAAGCGAAGGCGACCGCGGCTTCTGGAACACCTGCTGCCAAGAAGAAGTctggcaagaagaagaagaatcagcCCGGTAAATACAGCATGCTGGTGATAGATACGATCCGCAAGCTGGGCGAGAAGAACGGCTCTTCTCTGGCCAAGATTTACAACGAAGCCAAGAAGGTGTCTTGGTTCGACCAGCAGAACGGGCGCACCTACCTGCGCTACTCCATCAAGGCGCTGCTGCTCAACGACTCCCTGGTGCAGGTGAAGGGCACCGGGGCCAACGGCTCCTTCAAGCTCAACAAGAAGAAGCTGGAGAAATCCGCAGCCAAGAAGAGCTCCTCCAAAGCCGCAAAGAGCTCGGGCGCCACCGGCaccgcagccgccgccgccccgCCGGGCGCCCCTGCCACCGCctccgctgccgccgccgccgcccccaaGAAAGCCAAGAAGGCGGCGGAGAGGAAGAGCAAGGCGAAGAGCAGTCCGAAGAAGAAAAAGCCAGAGGCAGCCAAGAAGGCGGCCAAGAAGCCCAAGAAAGCAGCCAAGAAGAAGCCCGCTGCGGCGCCTGCCAAAAAGGTGAAGAAGCCCAAGAAGACCAAGACATCGGGCGCCAAAGTGCCCAAAGGCAAGAAGGCGTCCGGCGGCCCAGCAGCTTCATAG
- the tada3l gene encoding transcriptional adapter 3, with product MSELKDCPPLKYYDFKPVEHVKVCPRYTAVLSRSDDDGIGIEELDTLQLELETLLSSAIRRLRALEEQRQILTDWQDKKGDKRFLKPGKEADLMATPRHSKPKKQKLDGKGSHGPGPGPGRPKSKNLQPKIQEYEFNEDPQDIPRNPKNDTPNRFWASVEPYCADITNEEIRVLEELLKVPEDEAEYYKVPALGKHYSQRWAQEDLLEEQRDGARANEKKKGVMGPLSELDAKDVDALLKKSESQHDPPEDGCPFGPLTQRLLQALVEENIISPMEDSPIPDVSGKDVGNDGASTSPRSQGKPFSVPHTRSLEMRIKEELVSQGLLDAEERQGAGGDSEDEVLAELHKRQAELKALSMHNRTRKQELLRLAKEEMRKQELRQRVRVSDNEVMEAFRRIMAARQKKRTPTKKEKDQAWKALRERESILKLLDG from the exons ATGAGCGAACTGAAGGACTGCCCCCCGCTGAAATACTACGATTTCAAACCTGTTGAGCATGTTAAGGTTTGCCCCCGCTACACTGCCGTGCTCAGTCGCTCCGACGACGACGGCATCGGGATCGAGGAGCTGGACACCCTGCAGCTGGAGCTTGAGACCCTGCTGTCCTCGGCCATCCGGCGCCTTCGAGCGCTGGAGGAGCAGAGACAG ATCCTCACAGACTGGCAGGATAAAAAAGGGGATAAGCGTTTCCTGAAGCCAGGCAAGGAGGCGGATCTCATGGCCACGCCGCGGCACTCCAAGCCGAAGAAGCAGAAACTGGATGGCAAAGGAAGCCATGGCCCAGGACCTGGTCCTGGACGACCCAAGTCCAAGAACCTTCAGCCAAAGATCCAGGAGTATGAGTTTAATGAAGATCCACAGGATATCCCCCGCAATCCCAAGAACGACACTCCCAACAG GTTTTGGGCCTCAGTGGAGCCGTATTGTGCCGATATTACCAACGAGGAGATCCGAGTGCTTGAGGAGCTGCTGAAGGTCCCAGAAGATGAGGCAGAGTACTACAAG GTACCAGCCTTAGGAAAGCATTACTCACAGCGCTGGGCTCAGGAAGACCTGCTAGAGGAGCAGAGAGATGGAGCCAGAgcaaatgaaaagaagaaaggcGTGATGGGCCCTCTCTCTGAGCTGGATGCTAAGG atGTGGACGCCCTGTTAAAGAAGTCAGAGTCCCAACATGACCCACCCGAGGATGGCTGCCCCTTTGGCCCCCTCACGCAGCGTCTCCTTCAGGCTCTGGTGGAG GAGAATATTATCTCCCCTATGGAGGACTCACCAATTCCCGATGTGTCAGGGAAGGATGTGGGGAATGATGGTGCTAGCACGTCCCCTCGCAGTCAAGGAAAGCctttcag TGTGCCTCACACACGATCCCTGGAGATGCGAATCAAGGAGGAACTGGTGTCGCAGGGGCTGCTGGATGCAGAGGAACGGCAGGGAGCAGGTGGGGACTCGGAGGACGAAGTGCTGGCTGAACTGCACAAGCGTCAAGCAGAACTTAAAGCCCTCAGTATGCATAATCGCACACGCAAGCAAGAGCTGCTTCG TCTGGCCAAGGAGGAGATGAGAAAACAGGAACTTCGACAGCGGGTTCGAGTGTCTGACAATGAAGTGATGGAAGCGTTCCGCCGTATCATGGCTGCACGGCAGAAGAAACGCACACCTACTAAGAAGGAGAAAGACCAGGCCTGGAAGGCACTGAGGGAAAGGGAGAGCATCCTGAAATTATTGGATGGGTAG
- the LOC108936968 gene encoding actin-related protein 2/3 complex subunit 4-like isoform X2, which yields MCRKWYVPARERFAEERAWRGHSVFFLYQDAEMTATLRPYLNAVRATLQAALCLENFSSQVVERHNKPEVEVRSSKELLLQPVIISRNEKEKVLIEGSINSVRVSIAVKQADEIEKILCHKFMRFMMMRAENFFILRRKPVEGYDISFLITNFHTEQMYKHKLVDFVIHFMEEIDKEISEMKLSVNARARIVAEEFLKNF from the exons A TGTGTCGTAAGTGGTACGTCCCAGCGAGGGAGAGGTTCGCGGAAGAGCGGGCGTGGCGAGGGCACTCCGTCTTCTTCCTCTACCAAGACGCTGAAATG ACGGCGACTCTGCGCCCATATCTGAACGCCGTGCGAGCCACGCTGCAGGCCGCACTCTGCCTGGAGAACTTCTCCTCTCAGGTGGTGGAGCGTCACAACAAGCCGGAGGTGGAGGTCCG GAGCAGCAAGGAGTTGCTGCTGCAGCCCGTGATTATCAGCCGCAATGAAAAGGAGAAGGTTCTCATAGAGGGATCCATCAATTCTGTCCGTGTCAGCATTGCTGTGAAGCAG GCTGATGAGATTGAGAAGATCTTGTGCCATAAATTCATGCGCTTCATGATGATGAGAGCAGAGAACTTCTTCATCTTGAGGAGGAAACCTGTGGAG GGCTATGACATCAGCTTCCTCATCACCAACTTCCACACGGAGCAGATGTATAAGCACAAGTTGGTGGATTTTGTCATCCATTTCATGGAGGAGATTGACAAGGAGATAAGTGAGATGAAACTGTCCGTCAATGCCCGTGCCCGTATTGTAGCAGAAGAATTCCTCAAAAAT TTCTGA
- the LOC108936968 gene encoding actin-related protein 2/3 complex subunit 4-like isoform X1: MCRKWYVPARERFAEERAWRGHSVFFLYQDAEMTATLRPYLNAVRATLQAALCLENFSSQVVERHNKPEVEVRSSKELLLQPVIISRNEKEKVLIEGSINSVRVSIAVKQADEIEKILCHKFMRFMMMRAENFFILRRKPVEGYDISFLITNFHTEQMYKHKLVDFVIHFMEEIDKEISEMKLSVNARARIVAEEFLKNF, encoded by the exons a TGTGTCGTAAGTGGTACGTCCCAGCGAGGGAGAGGTTCGCGGAAGAGCGGGCGTGGCGAGGGCACTCCGTCTTCTTCCTCTACCAAGACGCTGAAATG ACGGCGACTCTGCGCCCATATCTGAACGCCGTGCGAGCCACGCTGCAGGCCGCACTCTGCCTGGAGAACTTCTCCTCTCAGGTGGTGGAGCGTCACAACAAGCCGGAGGTGGAGGTCCG GAGCAGCAAGGAGTTGCTGCTGCAGCCCGTGATTATCAGCCGCAATGAAAAGGAGAAGGTTCTCATAGAGGGATCCATCAATTCTGTCCGTGTCAGCATTGCTGTGAAGCAG GCTGATGAGATTGAGAAGATCTTGTGCCATAAATTCATGCGCTTCATGATGATGAGAGCAGAGAACTTCTTCATCTTGAGGAGGAAACCTGTGGAG GGCTATGACATCAGCTTCCTCATCACCAACTTCCACACGGAGCAGATGTATAAGCACAAGTTGGTGGATTTTGTCATCCATTTCATGGAGGAGATTGACAAGGAGATAAGTGAGATGAAACTGTCCGTCAATGCCCGTGCCCGTATTGTAGCAGAAGAATTCCTCAAAAAT TTCTGA
- the pfkfb4b gene encoding 6-phosphofructo-2-kinase/fructose-2,6-bisphosphatase 4b isoform X3 — protein sequence MASSPRELTQNPLKKIWVPCKNGLPDRHISQRRVCMTNCPTLIVTVGLPARGKTYISKKLTRYLNWIGVPTKEFNVGQYRRKCVKTYKSFEFFRPDNEEGLKIRRQCALAALGDVQRYLRDEGGQVAVFDATNTTRERRGTIMSFAQQNGYKVFFVESVCEDPDVIAENIVQVKLSSPDYIHCDTDKAVEDFMKRIKCYENSYEPLDEILDGGLSFIKIMDVGRRYLVNRVQDHIQSRIVYYLMNIHITPRSIYLCRHGESDLNVKGRIGGDSGLSVRGKEFAECLGKFIRDQSINELKVWTSQMKRTIQTAEALSVPYEQWKALNEIDAGVCEEMTYEEIQENYPLEFALRDQDKYRYRYPKGESYEDLVQRLEPVIMELERQENVLVICHQAVMRCLLAYFLDKPAEELPYLKCPLHTVLKLTPVAYGCKIEYISLNVEAVDTHRAKPENVNVQRSREDALKTVPPHF from the exons TATGTATGACCAACTGCCCCACCCTCATTGTTACGGTGGGCCTCCCAGCCAGAGGGAAGACCTACATCTCCAAAAAGCTGACGCGGTACCTCAACTGGATTGGGGTCCCTACCAAAG AGTTCAACGTGGGGCAGTACAGAAGAAAGTGTGTTAAGACCTACAAGTCCTTCGAGTTTTTCCGTCCGGACAATGAGGAAGGTCTGAAGATCAGGAG GCAGTGTGCTTTAGCAGCACTCGGTGATGTCCAGCGCTACCTTAGAGACGAGGGAGGGCAGGTTGCG GTGTTTGATGCCACCAACACAACAAGGGAGAGAAGAGGGACCATTATGAGTTTTGCCCAGCAGAATGGCTACAAG GTCTTCTTTGTGGAATCAGTCTGTGAAGACCCTGATGTCATTGCAGAGAATATAGTG CAAGTGAAGCTTAGCAGCCCAGACTACATACACTGTGATACGGACAAAGCTGTAGAGGATTTCATGAAGAGGATCAAGTGTTACGAGAACTCGTATGAGCCATTGGACGAGATCCTTGACGG GGGACTCTCCTTCATCAAAATTATGGATGTTGGTCGTCGATACCTGGTGAACCGTGTCCAAGACCACATTCAGAGCCGTATTGTCTATTACCTCATGAACATCCACATCACACCCCGGTCCATTTACTTGTGCCGTCATGGCGAGAGCGATCTCAATGTCAAGGGCCGCATTGGTGGTGATTCTGGACTTTCAGTGCGGGGCAAAGAG TTTGCCGAGTGTCTGGGTAAGTTTATCCGAGACCAGAGCATTAATGAGCTCAAGGTGTGGACCAGTCAAATGAAGAGGACCATTCAGACAGCTGAAGCTCTGAGTGTGCCTTATGAACAGTGGAAGGCGCTCAATGAGATTGATGCG GGAGTATGTGAAGAAATGACATATGAGGAGATCCAGGAGAACTATCCTCTGGAGTTTGCACTTCGAGACCAGGACAAGTACCGCTACCGATACCCAAAGGGGGAG TCGTACGAGGACCTGGTACAGCGGCTGGAGCCTGTCATCATGGAGCTGGAGCGACAGGAGAACGTACTGGTCATCTGCCACCAGGCTGTCATGCGTTGCCTGCTTGCCTACTTCCTGGACAAGCCTGCAG AGGAATTGCCTTACCTTAAGTGCCCTTTGCACACAGTATTGAAACTCACCCCTGTGGCCTATG GCTGCAAGATTGAGTACATTTCCCTGAATGTAGAGGCAGTGGACACCCACAGGGCCAAACCAGAG AACGTGAACGTCCAGCGCAGCAGAGAAGATGCTTTGAAGACTGTCCCTCCTCACTTTTAA
- the pfkfb4b gene encoding 6-phosphofructo-2-kinase/fructose-2,6-bisphosphatase 4b isoform X4, which translates to MASSPRELTQNPLKKIWVPCKNGLPDRHISQRRVCMTNCPTLIVTVGLPARGKTYISKKLTRYLNWIGVPTKEFNVGQYRRKCVKTYKSFEFFRPDNEEGLKIRRQCALAALGDVQRYLRDEGGQVAVFDATNTTRERRGTIMSFAQQNGYKVFFVESVCEDPDVIAENIVQVKLSSPDYIHCDTDKAVEDFMKRIKCYENSYEPLDEILDGGLSFIKIMDVGRRYLVNRVQDHIQSRIVYYLMNIHITPRSIYLCRHGESDLNVKGRIGGDSGLSVRGKEFAECLGKFIRDQSINELKVWTSQMKRTIQTAEALSVPYEQWKALNEIDAGVCEEMTYEEIQENYPLEFALRDQDKYRYRYPKGESYEDLVQRLEPVIMELERQENVLVICHQAVMRCLLAYFLDKPAEELPYLKCPLHTVLKLTPVAYGCKIEYISLNVEAVDTHRAKPENVDISRLAEEALLTVPAHQ; encoded by the exons TATGTATGACCAACTGCCCCACCCTCATTGTTACGGTGGGCCTCCCAGCCAGAGGGAAGACCTACATCTCCAAAAAGCTGACGCGGTACCTCAACTGGATTGGGGTCCCTACCAAAG AGTTCAACGTGGGGCAGTACAGAAGAAAGTGTGTTAAGACCTACAAGTCCTTCGAGTTTTTCCGTCCGGACAATGAGGAAGGTCTGAAGATCAGGAG GCAGTGTGCTTTAGCAGCACTCGGTGATGTCCAGCGCTACCTTAGAGACGAGGGAGGGCAGGTTGCG GTGTTTGATGCCACCAACACAACAAGGGAGAGAAGAGGGACCATTATGAGTTTTGCCCAGCAGAATGGCTACAAG GTCTTCTTTGTGGAATCAGTCTGTGAAGACCCTGATGTCATTGCAGAGAATATAGTG CAAGTGAAGCTTAGCAGCCCAGACTACATACACTGTGATACGGACAAAGCTGTAGAGGATTTCATGAAGAGGATCAAGTGTTACGAGAACTCGTATGAGCCATTGGACGAGATCCTTGACGG GGGACTCTCCTTCATCAAAATTATGGATGTTGGTCGTCGATACCTGGTGAACCGTGTCCAAGACCACATTCAGAGCCGTATTGTCTATTACCTCATGAACATCCACATCACACCCCGGTCCATTTACTTGTGCCGTCATGGCGAGAGCGATCTCAATGTCAAGGGCCGCATTGGTGGTGATTCTGGACTTTCAGTGCGGGGCAAAGAG TTTGCCGAGTGTCTGGGTAAGTTTATCCGAGACCAGAGCATTAATGAGCTCAAGGTGTGGACCAGTCAAATGAAGAGGACCATTCAGACAGCTGAAGCTCTGAGTGTGCCTTATGAACAGTGGAAGGCGCTCAATGAGATTGATGCG GGAGTATGTGAAGAAATGACATATGAGGAGATCCAGGAGAACTATCCTCTGGAGTTTGCACTTCGAGACCAGGACAAGTACCGCTACCGATACCCAAAGGGGGAG TCGTACGAGGACCTGGTACAGCGGCTGGAGCCTGTCATCATGGAGCTGGAGCGACAGGAGAACGTACTGGTCATCTGCCACCAGGCTGTCATGCGTTGCCTGCTTGCCTACTTCCTGGACAAGCCTGCAG AGGAATTGCCTTACCTTAAGTGCCCTTTGCACACAGTATTGAAACTCACCCCTGTGGCCTATG GCTGCAAGATTGAGTACATTTCCCTGAATGTAGAGGCAGTGGACACCCACAGGGCCAAACCAGAG AATGTTGACATTTCTCGGCTGGCCGAGGAGGCTCTGCTCACAGTCCCCGCCCACCAGTGA
- the pfkfb4b gene encoding 6-phosphofructo-2-kinase/fructose-2,6-bisphosphatase 4b isoform X1, protein MMRGSARSSSAQNLNRTVCMTNCPTLIVTVGLPARGKTYISKKLTRYLNWIGVPTKEFNVGQYRRKCVKTYKSFEFFRPDNEEGLKIRRQCALAALGDVQRYLRDEGGQVAVFDATNTTRERRGTIMSFAQQNGYKVFFVESVCEDPDVIAENIVQVKLSSPDYIHCDTDKAVEDFMKRIKCYENSYEPLDEILDGGLSFIKIMDVGRRYLVNRVQDHIQSRIVYYLMNIHITPRSIYLCRHGESDLNVKGRIGGDSGLSVRGKEFAECLGKFIRDQSINELKVWTSQMKRTIQTAEALSVPYEQWKALNEIDAGVCEEMTYEEIQENYPLEFALRDQDKYRYRYPKGESYEDLVQRLEPVIMELERQENVLVICHQAVMRCLLAYFLDKPAEELPYLKCPLHTVLKLTPVAYGCKIEYISLNVEAVDTHRAKPEVGTFRVSSGMLNLSWCLQASHLW, encoded by the exons TATGTATGACCAACTGCCCCACCCTCATTGTTACGGTGGGCCTCCCAGCCAGAGGGAAGACCTACATCTCCAAAAAGCTGACGCGGTACCTCAACTGGATTGGGGTCCCTACCAAAG AGTTCAACGTGGGGCAGTACAGAAGAAAGTGTGTTAAGACCTACAAGTCCTTCGAGTTTTTCCGTCCGGACAATGAGGAAGGTCTGAAGATCAGGAG GCAGTGTGCTTTAGCAGCACTCGGTGATGTCCAGCGCTACCTTAGAGACGAGGGAGGGCAGGTTGCG GTGTTTGATGCCACCAACACAACAAGGGAGAGAAGAGGGACCATTATGAGTTTTGCCCAGCAGAATGGCTACAAG GTCTTCTTTGTGGAATCAGTCTGTGAAGACCCTGATGTCATTGCAGAGAATATAGTG CAAGTGAAGCTTAGCAGCCCAGACTACATACACTGTGATACGGACAAAGCTGTAGAGGATTTCATGAAGAGGATCAAGTGTTACGAGAACTCGTATGAGCCATTGGACGAGATCCTTGACGG GGGACTCTCCTTCATCAAAATTATGGATGTTGGTCGTCGATACCTGGTGAACCGTGTCCAAGACCACATTCAGAGCCGTATTGTCTATTACCTCATGAACATCCACATCACACCCCGGTCCATTTACTTGTGCCGTCATGGCGAGAGCGATCTCAATGTCAAGGGCCGCATTGGTGGTGATTCTGGACTTTCAGTGCGGGGCAAAGAG TTTGCCGAGTGTCTGGGTAAGTTTATCCGAGACCAGAGCATTAATGAGCTCAAGGTGTGGACCAGTCAAATGAAGAGGACCATTCAGACAGCTGAAGCTCTGAGTGTGCCTTATGAACAGTGGAAGGCGCTCAATGAGATTGATGCG GGAGTATGTGAAGAAATGACATATGAGGAGATCCAGGAGAACTATCCTCTGGAGTTTGCACTTCGAGACCAGGACAAGTACCGCTACCGATACCCAAAGGGGGAG TCGTACGAGGACCTGGTACAGCGGCTGGAGCCTGTCATCATGGAGCTGGAGCGACAGGAGAACGTACTGGTCATCTGCCACCAGGCTGTCATGCGTTGCCTGCTTGCCTACTTCCTGGACAAGCCTGCAG AGGAATTGCCTTACCTTAAGTGCCCTTTGCACACAGTATTGAAACTCACCCCTGTGGCCTATG GCTGCAAGATTGAGTACATTTCCCTGAATGTAGAGGCAGTGGACACCCACAGGGCCAAACCAGAGGTGGGTACCTTTCGTGTGTCTTCTGGAATGTTGAACCTCTCATGGTGCCTTCAAGCCAGCCATTTGTGGTGA
- the pfkfb4b gene encoding 6-phosphofructo-2-kinase/fructose-2,6-bisphosphatase 4b isoform X2, which translates to MASSPRELTQNPLKKIWVPCKNGLPDRHISQRRVCMTNCPTLIVTVGLPARGKTYISKKLTRYLNWIGVPTKEFNVGQYRRKCVKTYKSFEFFRPDNEEGLKIRRQCALAALGDVQRYLRDEGGQVAVFDATNTTRERRGTIMSFAQQNGYKVFFVESVCEDPDVIAENIVQVKLSSPDYIHCDTDKAVEDFMKRIKCYENSYEPLDEILDGGLSFIKIMDVGRRYLVNRVQDHIQSRIVYYLMNIHITPRSIYLCRHGESDLNVKGRIGGDSGLSVRGKEFAECLGKFIRDQSINELKVWTSQMKRTIQTAEALSVPYEQWKALNEIDAGVCEEMTYEEIQENYPLEFALRDQDKYRYRYPKGESYEDLVQRLEPVIMELERQENVLVICHQAVMRCLLAYFLDKPAEELPYLKCPLHTVLKLTPVAYGCKIEYISLNVEAVDTHRAKPEVGTFRVSSGMLNLSWCLQASHLW; encoded by the exons TATGTATGACCAACTGCCCCACCCTCATTGTTACGGTGGGCCTCCCAGCCAGAGGGAAGACCTACATCTCCAAAAAGCTGACGCGGTACCTCAACTGGATTGGGGTCCCTACCAAAG AGTTCAACGTGGGGCAGTACAGAAGAAAGTGTGTTAAGACCTACAAGTCCTTCGAGTTTTTCCGTCCGGACAATGAGGAAGGTCTGAAGATCAGGAG GCAGTGTGCTTTAGCAGCACTCGGTGATGTCCAGCGCTACCTTAGAGACGAGGGAGGGCAGGTTGCG GTGTTTGATGCCACCAACACAACAAGGGAGAGAAGAGGGACCATTATGAGTTTTGCCCAGCAGAATGGCTACAAG GTCTTCTTTGTGGAATCAGTCTGTGAAGACCCTGATGTCATTGCAGAGAATATAGTG CAAGTGAAGCTTAGCAGCCCAGACTACATACACTGTGATACGGACAAAGCTGTAGAGGATTTCATGAAGAGGATCAAGTGTTACGAGAACTCGTATGAGCCATTGGACGAGATCCTTGACGG GGGACTCTCCTTCATCAAAATTATGGATGTTGGTCGTCGATACCTGGTGAACCGTGTCCAAGACCACATTCAGAGCCGTATTGTCTATTACCTCATGAACATCCACATCACACCCCGGTCCATTTACTTGTGCCGTCATGGCGAGAGCGATCTCAATGTCAAGGGCCGCATTGGTGGTGATTCTGGACTTTCAGTGCGGGGCAAAGAG TTTGCCGAGTGTCTGGGTAAGTTTATCCGAGACCAGAGCATTAATGAGCTCAAGGTGTGGACCAGTCAAATGAAGAGGACCATTCAGACAGCTGAAGCTCTGAGTGTGCCTTATGAACAGTGGAAGGCGCTCAATGAGATTGATGCG GGAGTATGTGAAGAAATGACATATGAGGAGATCCAGGAGAACTATCCTCTGGAGTTTGCACTTCGAGACCAGGACAAGTACCGCTACCGATACCCAAAGGGGGAG TCGTACGAGGACCTGGTACAGCGGCTGGAGCCTGTCATCATGGAGCTGGAGCGACAGGAGAACGTACTGGTCATCTGCCACCAGGCTGTCATGCGTTGCCTGCTTGCCTACTTCCTGGACAAGCCTGCAG AGGAATTGCCTTACCTTAAGTGCCCTTTGCACACAGTATTGAAACTCACCCCTGTGGCCTATG GCTGCAAGATTGAGTACATTTCCCTGAATGTAGAGGCAGTGGACACCCACAGGGCCAAACCAGAGGTGGGTACCTTTCGTGTGTCTTCTGGAATGTTGAACCTCTCATGGTGCCTTCAAGCCAGCCATTTGTGGTGA